Proteins co-encoded in one Desulfosalsimonas propionicica genomic window:
- a CDS encoding tetrathionate reductase family octaheme c-type cytochrome, translated as MQKRTKIFFLLAITACLAFLPAGAVARDTPPAPGRAMARQAGVLSGDWTTADHSKMEAMKKTFESGQQITETCLSCHSLADDQLFHTIHWKWLSPYEDGDLVGKAGYSINNFCISTNKMNDKKCSSCHIGWNGKEDGINCLVCHGGEDMDWKAQFKDYQFFKEMGETELVAEIQDDISSAVTRIIRPDRQNCGSCHFNGGGGEAVKHGDLDASLINPRRTLDVHMGIDGENFSCTRCHTTSKHQVAGRVYSTPAVSERKSLVEDDLAPKISCESCHTASPHKEGKLNDHTDMVACQSCHIPEFARAHATEMTWDWSKAGKLKDGKPYIEKGEFGRPVYKSIKGEFGWEKNVEPQYFWYNGSVAALTAKDVIDPSGVVRVSHPVGERGEGQSRIFPFKVHWAMQPYDKVHNTLITPLLSEENNGYWKTFDWQNANTRGMALMDLPYSGEMGFVETTYVFPTTHMVAPKENTLSCRACHRPENGRLSNLAGFYMPGRDHFALMDFAAWILAIGALAAVGLHAIGRIVANGSRKEN; from the coding sequence TTGCAAAAAAGGACGAAAATTTTTTTCCTGCTGGCAATAACCGCATGCCTTGCTTTTTTACCGGCCGGGGCCGTAGCCCGGGACACGCCTCCCGCCCCGGGCCGGGCCATGGCCCGGCAGGCCGGTGTCCTGTCCGGGGACTGGACAACAGCCGATCATTCCAAAATGGAGGCCATGAAAAAAACATTTGAATCCGGACAGCAGATCACTGAAACCTGCCTGTCCTGCCATTCCCTGGCAGATGATCAGCTGTTTCACACCATCCACTGGAAATGGCTTTCGCCCTACGAAGACGGCGACCTGGTGGGCAAGGCGGGTTATTCCATCAACAACTTCTGCATTTCCACCAACAAGATGAACGACAAAAAATGCAGCAGCTGCCATATCGGCTGGAACGGCAAGGAAGACGGCATTAACTGCCTGGTGTGCCACGGCGGAGAAGATATGGACTGGAAGGCCCAGTTCAAGGATTACCAGTTTTTCAAGGAAATGGGAGAGACCGAACTGGTGGCGGAAATCCAGGACGATATTTCATCGGCCGTCACCCGGATCATACGGCCGGACCGACAGAACTGCGGCTCCTGCCACTTCAACGGCGGCGGCGGTGAAGCAGTCAAGCACGGGGATCTGGATGCCTCCCTGATCAACCCCAGGCGAACCCTGGATGTGCATATGGGAATCGACGGCGAAAATTTTTCCTGCACCCGCTGCCATACCACCAGCAAACATCAGGTGGCCGGCCGGGTCTATTCCACGCCTGCGGTCTCGGAGCGCAAAAGCCTTGTGGAAGATGACCTGGCCCCGAAAATCTCCTGTGAATCCTGTCACACAGCAAGCCCGCACAAGGAGGGCAAACTCAACGACCACACCGACATGGTGGCCTGCCAGAGCTGCCATATTCCTGAATTTGCCCGGGCCCATGCCACGGAAATGACATGGGACTGGTCCAAGGCCGGCAAACTCAAAGACGGCAAGCCCTATATCGAAAAAGGAGAATTTGGCCGGCCGGTATACAAATCCATCAAGGGCGAGTTCGGCTGGGAGAAAAACGTGGAGCCGCAATATTTCTGGTACAACGGCTCGGTTGCCGCATTGACCGCAAAAGATGTCATCGATCCCTCCGGGGTTGTTCGGGTCAGCCATCCTGTAGGCGAGCGCGGAGAGGGTCAGTCACGGATTTTTCCGTTCAAGGTCCATTGGGCCATGCAGCCCTATGACAAGGTACACAACACCCTGATCACCCCCCTTCTTTCAGAGGAAAACAACGGGTACTGGAAAACCTTTGACTGGCAGAACGCCAACACCCGGGGCATGGCCCTGATGGATCTGCCCTATTCCGGGGAAATGGGATTTGTGGAAACCACTTACGTGTTTCCCACAACCCACATGGTGGCCCCAAAGGAAAACACGCTTTCCTGCCGCGCCTGCCACCGCCCTGAAAACGGGCGTCTGTCCAATCTGGCCGGTTTCTACATGCCTGGAAGGGACCATTTTGCCTTAATGGACTTTGCGGCATGGATTCTGGCCATTGGCGCGCTGGCGGCCGTGGGCCTGCACGCCATCGGCCGCATAGTGGCAAACGGCAGCAGAAAGGAGAACTGA
- a CDS encoding cytochrome b/b6 domain-containing protein yields the protein MTGQPKRIYLYSRYERFWHWLQMALIAVLLATGLEVHGMFVLSGFQDAVNIHNFTGLAWLIAFFFFTFWMFTTGEWKQYIPTTRKMLTVIRYYSYGIFRGETHPVPKSKKAKHNPLQRLTYLSLAAVMLPIQMISGFLYWSYNSWAAWGLDFLTLSQVAFVHTAMAYAILVFVIIHVYMTTTGATVFAHLKAMITGWEDLEEPEAVEDWEKAGS from the coding sequence ATGACCGGGCAACCAAAGCGCATTTACCTGTATTCACGTTACGAGCGTTTCTGGCACTGGCTGCAAATGGCACTGATTGCGGTGCTGCTGGCCACCGGGCTGGAAGTACACGGCATGTTTGTCCTGAGCGGGTTTCAGGATGCGGTGAACATCCACAACTTTACCGGCCTGGCATGGCTGATCGCTTTTTTCTTTTTCACCTTCTGGATGTTTACCACCGGGGAATGGAAACAATACATACCCACGACGCGCAAGATGCTCACTGTGATCCGCTATTACAGCTACGGCATTTTCAGGGGCGAAACCCACCCGGTGCCAAAAAGCAAAAAAGCCAAGCATAACCCGCTCCAGCGGCTGACCTATTTGTCGCTGGCCGCGGTGATGCTTCCCATACAGATGATCTCCGGATTTTTGTACTGGAGTTACAATTCATGGGCGGCCTGGGGACTGGATTTTCTGACCCTTTCCCAGGTGGCCTTTGTTCATACGGCCATGGCGTATGCGATATTGGTTTTTGTCATCATTCACGTGTACATGACCACCACCGGGGCAACCGTGTTTGCGCATCTCAAGGCCATGATCACGGGATGGGAGGATCTTGAGGAACCAGAGGCGGTTGAGGACTGGGAAAAAGCCGGGTCCTGA
- a CDS encoding acyl-CoA thioesterase, which translates to MKSENTDRICEVKFTVPFHDLDPMEVVWHGNYFKYFDITRDALFRKLGVDLYRVYTDTQHIFPIIRTSIKHVFPLRFRDEFVCRAKLTAVDYKIGVDFIIRLTEDNRVIAKGKSQQAAVKIPEMETLFKIPDPIRHALGFE; encoded by the coding sequence ATGAAATCAGAAAACACCGACAGAATCTGTGAAGTGAAATTCACGGTCCCCTTCCATGACCTGGACCCCATGGAAGTGGTGTGGCACGGGAATTACTTCAAATACTTTGACATCACCCGCGATGCCCTGTTCCGGAAACTGGGCGTGGACCTCTACCGGGTCTACACAGACACCCAACACATTTTCCCCATCATCCGCACCAGCATCAAGCACGTGTTTCCCCTGCGGTTCCGCGACGAGTTTGTCTGCCGGGCCAAACTCACGGCAGTGGACTACAAAATCGGCGTGGATTTTATCATCCGCCTCACAGAAGACAACCGGGTTATTGCCAAGGGCAAAAGCCAGCAGGCGGCCGTAAAAATCCCGGAGATGGAGACCTTGTTTAAAATCCCGGATCCCATCCGGCATGCACTTGGATTTGAATAA
- a CDS encoding DUF3373 family protein → MRQKTNFLCFPAILAVLAAFTLFLPPVLCAQESLSDLKKQVEALQEKIEKMEKSQDWNTEDIDMLMDRVDKTELHTATDKISWGVDFRTRAESIHYNDIRMAPSSMIQSFFTTVTEPGGFNGATKQQFQDTVAGMAAAGTIPEPEKYDADNDIIYTNRIRLNMMGRYNQHLEFRGRLAAYKVFGDSTGVKFNQGSLGDVTFDGNSASLPHGDTLRVERAYFVYKNQLGDIPYSFSAGRRPSTDGPPLEYRNYSLEGGSPLATIINWQFDGASLSFGLEDVTGIPGASFKLCYGVGYESDWGNAASLNYSQAELDDVHMLGIISDLYDNGTTSFKFSYAHAWDVTDGFTGLAVMPFIVSKNNDGTYTFEQNNGGFISRLEPQTNIGDWDAASLLIRSQIPTENDRIDWFLAGSWTHTNPSRISQNPFYELMGMGLLSSNGELEDRDGYSIYAGAIFPVPIVSGRLGLEYNWGSKYWFNFTGAEDSLIGSKLAARGEVYEAYYIQPIFGNNFFVKLGGQFYDYKYTGSGNPLGKPVKIADTTALDTINPVVDDVWNYYLSATVQF, encoded by the coding sequence ATGCGGCAAAAAACCAATTTTTTATGCTTTCCAGCAATCCTTGCGGTGCTGGCGGCATTCACCTTATTTCTGCCCCCTGTATTATGCGCCCAGGAAAGTCTGAGCGACCTGAAAAAACAGGTGGAAGCACTTCAGGAAAAAATTGAGAAAATGGAGAAAAGCCAGGACTGGAACACAGAGGATATTGATATGTTAATGGACCGGGTGGACAAGACCGAACTGCACACGGCCACTGATAAGATTTCCTGGGGCGTGGATTTCAGGACCCGGGCCGAATCCATCCATTACAACGACATCCGTATGGCCCCATCTTCGATGATCCAGAGTTTTTTCACGACTGTGACTGAGCCCGGCGGCTTCAACGGGGCCACAAAACAGCAGTTCCAAGACACCGTGGCCGGCATGGCAGCCGCCGGGACGATCCCCGAACCGGAAAAATATGACGCAGACAATGATATTATCTACACCAACCGCATCCGCTTAAACATGATGGGCCGGTATAACCAGCACCTGGAATTCCGGGGCCGGCTGGCCGCATACAAGGTATTCGGCGACAGCACAGGTGTGAAGTTCAACCAGGGAAGCCTCGGGGATGTCACCTTTGACGGCAACAGCGCAAGCCTGCCCCACGGGGACACGCTCCGGGTAGAGCGGGCCTATTTTGTTTATAAAAATCAGCTCGGGGATATCCCTTACAGCTTTTCTGCCGGAAGAAGGCCGTCCACGGACGGACCTCCGCTGGAATACCGCAATTACAGCCTCGAGGGGGGATCTCCGCTGGCCACCATCATTAACTGGCAATTTGACGGCGCATCGCTTAGCTTTGGTTTAGAGGACGTCACCGGCATACCCGGGGCATCGTTTAAACTCTGCTATGGTGTGGGCTATGAAAGCGACTGGGGAAATGCCGCGTCGCTGAATTACAGCCAGGCCGAACTCGATGATGTTCACATGCTGGGCATTATTTCGGATTTATACGACAACGGCACCACCAGTTTCAAATTCAGTTATGCCCACGCCTGGGATGTCACAGACGGCTTTACGGGCCTGGCGGTCATGCCCTTTATTGTTTCGAAAAACAATGATGGCACATATACATTTGAACAAAACAACGGCGGCTTTATTTCCCGCCTGGAGCCCCAAACCAATATCGGCGACTGGGATGCGGCATCCCTGTTGATCAGATCGCAGATCCCCACCGAAAACGACCGCATCGACTGGTTTCTGGCCGGTTCCTGGACCCATACCAACCCTTCCCGGATTTCGCAGAATCCCTTTTACGAGCTGATGGGCATGGGGTTGCTGAGTTCCAACGGCGAGCTCGAAGACCGGGACGGATACAGCATATATGCGGGCGCCATTTTCCCGGTGCCGATTGTCAGCGGGCGTCTGGGGCTGGAGTACAACTGGGGATCCAAGTACTGGTTTAACTTTACCGGCGCTGAAGATTCGCTGATCGGCAGCAAACTGGCCGCCCGGGGCGAGGTTTACGAGGCCTATTACATTCAGCCGATTTTTGGAAACAACTTCTTTGTCAAGCTCGGCGGGCAATTCTATGATTACAAGTACACCGGCAGCGGCAATCCGCTGGGAAAACCTGTCAAAATTGCCGACACCACCGCGCTTGACACCATCAACCCGGTGGTCGACGACGTCTGGAATTATTATCTGTCTGCAACCGTACAATTTTAA
- a CDS encoding FmdE family protein yields MNIGQYSFSEFMELARRFHGYPAPGLLIGGYMVEAAKEKLPEGTLFEAVVETGKCLPDAVQLLTLCSTGNSWMKVINLGRYALSLYDKYTFAGWRVSIELDKLEDFQEIRDWFLKRTTKQEQDTDRLFAEIEAAGDQYLSVMPVNVRQRLVKKPEMGDIAVCAACGEAYPKKDGSICRGCQGEAPYRHVLDHDCLAEQPAPEIAAVPVEEAVGKKALHDMTRIVPGVSKGPEFKAGQEISAGDLCRLQQMGRSRVYVEDAPVSSDRWIHENDAVLAFAEKMAGPNVYYPAPPAEGKINFHASVTGLLSIDTAALENFNLVPNVMCTSRQNNILVEKDKPFAGSRAIPLYLDRSHFEHALETIEKPPLFTVLPIKPAKVGILVTGTEVYRGLIEDKFEPVIRRKVEYFNCQVVHAAVSADEADQIAQEVSNLLACGADLIITTAGLSVDPDDQTHTGLIRAGLEDVLYGAPILPGAMTLVGRINHARVLGVPACALFHKTTSLDLILPRLLAGQHLTRKDMAAYAQGGFCLSCKACTFPKCPFGK; encoded by the coding sequence ATGAACATCGGCCAATACTCATTTTCGGAATTTATGGAACTGGCCCGGCGGTTTCACGGATACCCGGCCCCGGGCCTGCTCATCGGCGGCTACATGGTGGAGGCGGCCAAAGAGAAGCTGCCTGAAGGCACCCTGTTTGAAGCTGTTGTGGAAACCGGCAAATGCCTGCCAGACGCAGTGCAGCTGCTGACCCTGTGCAGCACCGGAAACAGCTGGATGAAAGTTATCAACCTGGGCAGATACGCCCTGAGCCTGTATGACAAGTACACCTTTGCGGGCTGGCGGGTGAGCATTGAGCTTGACAAGCTTGAAGATTTCCAGGAAATCCGGGACTGGTTTTTAAAGCGCACAACCAAGCAGGAGCAGGACACAGACCGGCTTTTTGCCGAAATCGAGGCAGCCGGGGACCAATACCTGTCAGTGATGCCGGTCAATGTCCGCCAGCGGCTGGTCAAAAAGCCTGAAATGGGGGATATTGCCGTATGCGCCGCCTGCGGGGAGGCCTATCCCAAAAAAGACGGCTCCATCTGCCGGGGATGCCAGGGAGAGGCCCCGTACCGCCATGTGCTGGATCATGACTGCCTGGCCGAACAGCCGGCACCGGAAATCGCAGCTGTTCCCGTGGAGGAAGCCGTGGGGAAAAAAGCCCTGCATGACATGACCCGGATCGTGCCCGGGGTTTCCAAAGGACCGGAATTCAAGGCGGGCCAGGAAATCAGCGCCGGGGATCTGTGCCGCCTCCAGCAGATGGGCCGGTCCAGGGTTTACGTCGAGGACGCGCCGGTTTCCTCAGATCGCTGGATCCATGAAAACGACGCTGTGCTGGCCTTTGCCGAAAAAATGGCCGGGCCCAATGTCTATTACCCGGCCCCTCCTGCTGAAGGCAAAATCAATTTCCACGCCTCGGTGACCGGGCTTCTTTCCATTGACACAGCCGCACTGGAGAATTTCAACCTGGTGCCCAATGTCATGTGCACCAGCCGGCAAAACAACATCCTGGTGGAAAAGGACAAGCCCTTTGCCGGCTCCCGGGCCATCCCCCTATATCTGGACCGCAGCCATTTCGAACATGCCCTGGAAACCATTGAAAAACCGCCCCTGTTTACGGTTCTTCCCATCAAACCGGCAAAAGTGGGCATTCTGGTCACGGGAACCGAGGTGTACAGGGGCCTGATTGAAGACAAATTCGAGCCGGTGATCCGGCGCAAGGTGGAATACTTCAACTGCCAGGTGGTGCATGCGGCGGTTTCAGCAGACGAGGCAGACCAGATCGCACAAGAGGTCTCCAACCTGCTTGCCTGCGGCGCGGACCTGATCATCACCACCGCAGGATTGTCCGTGGACCCGGATGACCAGACCCACACGGGCCTGATCCGCGCGGGCCTGGAAGATGTGCTTTACGGCGCGCCCATCCTGCCCGGGGCCATGACCCTGGTGGGCCGGATCAATCACGCCCGGGTTCTGGGCGTTCCGGCGTGCGCCCTGTTTCACAAAACCACGAGCCTGGACCTGATTCTGCCGAGACTGCTGGCCGGCCAGCACCTGACCCGAAAGGACATGGCCGCCTATGCCCAGGGTGGATTCTGCCTGAGTTGCAAGGCCTGCACCTTTCCCAAGTGCCCGTTTGGAAAGTAG
- a CDS encoding DUF456 domain-containing protein yields the protein MEIAGMMALFVLILCCIAGIVLVPLGMPGTFVILAGAVFYNLIQGAMVFSLLVLALLLGLAIVGEVLEYILGVSMATKRGASRRAAFGGIVGGIVGAFAGVPVFLIGPVIGLFAGVFIGAFVVELAVKKDAAASFRSATGAFYGRVGATLVKTLIGITMVVVLCMQVF from the coding sequence ATGGAAATAGCCGGCATGATGGCGCTTTTTGTGCTGATTTTGTGCTGCATTGCCGGCATTGTGCTTGTGCCGCTGGGCATGCCCGGCACCTTTGTGATTCTGGCCGGGGCGGTTTTCTACAACCTGATCCAAGGTGCCATGGTGTTTTCCCTGCTAGTTCTGGCACTGCTGCTGGGTCTGGCCATAGTCGGAGAAGTGCTGGAATATATCCTGGGGGTGAGCATGGCCACCAAGCGGGGGGCTTCCCGGCGGGCCGCATTTGGCGGCATTGTCGGCGGCATTGTCGGGGCTTTTGCAGGGGTCCCGGTTTTTTTGATCGGACCGGTCATTGGTTTGTTTGCCGGGGTTTTTATCGGTGCCTTTGTTGTGGAGCTGGCGGTGAAAAAAGATGCGGCCGCATCTTTTCGTTCGGCCACGGGCGCATTTTACGGGCGGGTAGGGGCCACGCTGGTCAAAACCCTGATCGGCATCACCATGGTTGTGGTTCTGTGCATGCAGGTGTTTTGA
- a CDS encoding helix-turn-helix domain-containing protein: MAVFADELKRLRQAKQVSTAEAARAVGIPQSRYSELERGVRVAGEGQIERLEKYYEVDAGTLAALMQKQWDELMQAVAA; the protein is encoded by the coding sequence ATGGCTGTATTCGCAGATGAACTCAAGCGGTTGAGACAGGCAAAACAGGTGAGCACCGCAGAGGCGGCCCGGGCTGTGGGAATCCCTCAGTCACGCTACAGTGAACTGGAAAGAGGCGTGCGCGTGGCCGGCGAGGGCCAGATTGAGCGGCTTGAAAAATACTATGAAGTGGATGCCGGAACCCTGGCAGCCCTGATGCAAAAGCAGTGGGACGAGCTGATGCAGGCAGTGGCGGCTTAA
- the aroF gene encoding 3-deoxy-7-phosphoheptulonate synthase, whose protein sequence is MLIVLEPDITQKQKNHIYRILREGGCISREITEAGRQIIGSTGDAGRSPDFFESLEGVARVVPVNTAFKLVSRQMHPEDTRVQVGDVSVGGERIVVIAGPCAVENRERSLAIAGQVRKYGAVLFRGGAFKPRTSPYAFQGLGEEGLKILAEVRQTFGMPVVTEITTPAQADLVMKYVDVIQIGARNMQNFELLKCVGRLGKPVLLKRGLAATIEEWLMSAEYIVSEGNDNVILCERGIRTFEPYTRNTLDLSAIPVIKNLTHLPVIIDPSHATGIREKVSPMARAAIAAGADGLMIEVHDDPDHALSDGAQSLYPEQFSRLMRDLYVISPVVDKQLDFGYLDKARAVDRMKKAGNGQGRRAAFLGEPGTYSHKACMQYFGGQVQPVPMNSFKEIYETVREGGADFGVIPLENSLAGSVHENYDLLLEYDLRIVGEILLRIEHHLIGHPGARVEDIRRVYSHPQVFQQCRSYIDRHQWEWIPVSDTARAVRLVKEQNNPAEGALAGRDAARIHEMQILEQGIEANARNYTRFVVIAREPISGGQKNKSSLIFSTGNQPGALFEALKVFADNGINLVKLESRPIHGKPWEYMFYVDLEADVDSDELAPVIRQLAQKIDYLKILGSY, encoded by the coding sequence ATGTTAATCGTACTGGAGCCCGACATCACGCAGAAACAGAAAAATCACATTTACCGGATTTTGCGCGAAGGCGGCTGCATTTCCCGTGAAATTACCGAGGCGGGCCGGCAGATTATCGGCTCCACCGGTGATGCCGGCCGATCGCCTGATTTTTTTGAATCCCTGGAGGGCGTGGCCCGGGTGGTGCCGGTCAATACGGCCTTTAAGCTCGTCAGCCGGCAGATGCACCCGGAAGACACCCGCGTGCAGGTGGGTGATGTGTCTGTGGGCGGCGAGCGCATCGTGGTCATTGCCGGGCCCTGTGCGGTGGAAAACCGGGAACGGAGTCTGGCCATTGCCGGGCAGGTGCGTAAGTACGGGGCCGTGTTGTTCCGGGGCGGGGCGTTTAAACCCAGGACCTCGCCCTATGCCTTCCAGGGCCTGGGCGAAGAGGGGTTGAAAATCCTGGCCGAGGTGCGCCAGACCTTTGGCATGCCGGTGGTCACGGAGATCACCACCCCGGCCCAGGCCGACCTGGTGATGAAATACGTGGACGTGATCCAGATCGGTGCGCGCAACATGCAGAACTTTGAGCTTTTAAAGTGCGTGGGCCGGTTGGGAAAGCCGGTACTGCTAAAGCGGGGGCTTGCGGCCACCATCGAGGAGTGGCTTATGTCGGCCGAATATATTGTTTCCGAGGGAAACGATAACGTGATTCTCTGCGAGCGCGGCATCCGTACCTTTGAGCCCTATACCCGCAACACGCTGGATCTTTCAGCCATTCCGGTGATCAAAAACCTCACCCACCTGCCCGTGATCATTGACCCCAGCCACGCCACCGGAATCCGGGAAAAGGTCAGTCCCATGGCCCGGGCCGCCATTGCCGCAGGTGCAGACGGCCTGATGATCGAGGTCCACGATGATCCGGACCACGCCCTGTCAGACGGGGCCCAGAGCCTTTATCCGGAGCAGTTTTCCCGGCTCATGCGGGATTTGTACGTGATCTCCCCGGTGGTGGACAAGCAGCTGGATTTTGGATATCTTGACAAGGCCCGGGCCGTGGACCGCATGAAAAAAGCCGGCAACGGCCAGGGCCGGCGGGCAGCTTTTCTCGGCGAACCGGGCACCTACAGCCACAAGGCCTGCATGCAGTACTTCGGCGGCCAGGTTCAGCCCGTTCCCATGAACTCCTTTAAGGAAATCTACGAAACCGTCAGGGAAGGCGGGGCGGATTTCGGTGTGATCCCCCTGGAAAACTCCCTGGCCGGAAGCGTTCATGAAAATTATGATCTGCTGCTTGAATATGATCTGCGGATTGTGGGTGAAATCCTGCTGAGAATCGAACATCACCTCATCGGCCATCCCGGCGCACGGGTGGAAGACATCCGGCGAGTTTATTCCCATCCCCAGGTGTTTCAGCAGTGCCGCAGCTATATTGACCGTCATCAATGGGAATGGATTCCGGTTTCAGACACGGCCCGGGCGGTCCGGCTCGTCAAAGAGCAGAACAATCCGGCTGAAGGTGCCCTTGCCGGCCGGGACGCGGCCCGGATCCATGAAATGCAGATCCTGGAGCAGGGCATTGAAGCCAACGCCCGCAATTACACCCGGTTTGTGGTGATCGCCAGAGAGCCCATATCCGGCGGACAAAAAAACAAGTCATCGCTGATCTTTTCCACTGGAAACCAGCCCGGGGCCCTGTTTGAGGCCCTGAAAGTGTTTGCCGACAACGGCATCAACCTGGTCAAGCTTGAATCCCGGCCCATTCACGGCAAGCCCTGGGAGTACATGTTTTACGTGGACCTTGAAGCGGATGTGGACAGTGATGAACTGGCGCCGGTGATAAGGCAGCTGGCGCAAAAGATTGATTACTTAAAGATCCTGGGCAGCTATTGA
- a CDS encoding lysophospholipid acyltransferase family protein, producing the protein MKNRLIAIAWFSFVGITSVIFFLAALVIKVATVAFDRRLVILQQFTCFWGALYTWIIPAWKIRIEGRQHIDSKKARVVVSNHQSLLDILVLFNLFCHFKFVSKSEIFKVPLIGWNMRFNRYIELKRGDKRSIARMMKDCKKALDEGSSVLIFPEGTRSPDGNIRNFKPGAFILATEHQAPIQPIVISGTNKALPKHSINFHGKCDIRVRVMPEIAYEEFAGLSPEETAQMVREKIIHELDDIEKQQTADGS; encoded by the coding sequence ATGAAAAACCGTTTGATTGCAATTGCCTGGTTCAGCTTTGTGGGCATCACCTCTGTGATCTTTTTTCTGGCCGCGCTTGTCATCAAGGTCGCCACCGTGGCCTTTGACCGGCGGCTGGTGATTCTCCAGCAGTTTACCTGTTTCTGGGGGGCGCTCTACACCTGGATTATCCCGGCATGGAAAATCCGCATTGAAGGCCGGCAGCACATCGATTCCAAAAAGGCCCGGGTGGTGGTTTCCAACCATCAGTCCCTGCTCGATATCCTGGTGCTGTTTAACCTGTTTTGCCACTTCAAGTTTGTGTCCAAAAGCGAAATTTTCAAGGTTCCCCTGATCGGGTGGAACATGCGGTTTAACCGCTACATTGAATTAAAACGCGGGGACAAGCGAAGCATTGCCAGGATGATGAAGGACTGCAAGAAAGCCCTGGATGAAGGAAGTTCGGTGCTGATTTTCCCGGAAGGCACCCGGTCGCCGGACGGCAATATCCGAAATTTCAAGCCGGGCGCCTTTATCCTGGCTACAGAACATCAGGCCCCGATTCAGCCCATCGTGATCTCTGGCACCAACAAAGCCCTGCCCAAGCACAGCATCAATTTTCACGGAAAATGCGACATCCGGGTGCGAGTCATGCCCGAAATCGCCTATGAAGAATTCGCCGGCCTCTCCCCTGAGGAAACCGCTCAAATGGTGCGGGAAAAAATCATCCATGAACTGGACGATATAGAAAAACAGCAAACAGCAGACGGCAGTTAA
- a CDS encoding c-type cytochrome, whose protein sequence is MFRKLLCLFLTAGFVVALAGTAAAFEQGNERKGKYMFRKNCRSCHTEGASAEPLNPVSKTQAQWERAFQRYERFECADQWEDLAESDKNDILTYLYNHAFDSPSPATCE, encoded by the coding sequence ATGTTTCGAAAACTATTGTGTTTATTTCTCACAGCCGGATTTGTTGTGGCCCTTGCGGGAACGGCTGCGGCATTTGAACAGGGCAATGAGAGAAAAGGCAAATACATGTTCCGGAAAAACTGCCGGTCCTGTCACACAGAAGGCGCATCCGCCGAACCGTTAAACCCGGTCTCCAAAACCCAGGCCCAATGGGAACGCGCCTTTCAACGATATGAACGCTTCGAGTGCGCGGATCAGTGGGAGGACCTTGCTGAATCAGACAAAAACGACATACTGACTTATCTCTATAACCATGCCTTTGACTCACCGTCTCCGGCAACCTGTGAATAA